The genomic DNA AAACTAGCAGCTCTGTCAAATGGTTTATTTGTAAGGATGTTTGTTGCCCTTTTCTGACTCTGACTGATCTGTCTCTTTTCATATATCTTTTTGCTTTTGTAGTTAATTGTTGCATATGTTGAGAACATGTTAAGATTGGAGAGTGGTGCCATGGGAGAACTTGTTGGGAGCATGATGCTTATAGCAGTGGTGGACAGGCTTATAGATTTGGATGTGAGTTGTCTAAAGCTTCTTAACAAATTGCTGTGACGGCTGAACTTATCCCCTTAAATTCGACATTGTATTTCTTACAGGTGGAGATAGAATGGGAGGATATTTTGCAGGATGATTCTTGTAAAAGCATTTTTGAGATGGAACTGGAGGATATGGAAGACACGATAGATGAGGAAGATGCAATGGTGTGTCTGTTTAAGTTTTACCAATTTACCTTTCTATTTGCTTTTAGCTATTTTTCTGCCCTGCAAAATATATTTAGCTGGTCTCGCTACAGGTTGATATGTTAATTTAAGTTCTATTACCCATGTGATTTCTAGCCAGCCTGACCTAATATAACAATTCAAATCTCTCATTCAGCTTCAAAGAGAATCTTCAAGTGGCAGGAGTCTTAGGGGAAATGTTGTTGCTGAAAAATTAGATAGCTTGTTGGTGCTTATGTTTGAGCATCTGAAATCTTGTAAGGATGCTGGGCGTTTGAATAAGGTGGCCTCTGCTATCACTTAAttgaaaatgttatatttagCTGTCTTTCTTTTCAGTATggtatttatttctttctctgtaATGCCATGATTAGGTATTTGAAACTCTTCTTCAGTCATTTGAGGTTACTGTCCTGAGTGCGTACAAGTCAAAGTTTGCCCAGGTATTTTTTTTCTGAATCTTTCATAGAAATATGATTTACATATCTGTGATATTATTAGTATGTCTGGGTTTCCTTGCTCCATTGTATTCATGATCTTATCTGCCAGTATTACTTTATGAATTGATTTCGGTAAACCAGTGTTTACATTTTcttcatgtaatttttttatttaaatttgtgcAGTTTGTCACGTTCTATGCCTGTTCCCTCGACCCTGAAAATTGTGGCATGAGATTTGCTGATGCCCTCTCAGATATTTTCACAGGCAGTGCATGCCCCCCTGTCAAGAGGTATTGAATAAGATATTTAGTTTTAGGGTAATTTACTTATAAAATACCAAACTTGACACGATTATCAATTTTATGACGAACTTCAAAAATTATCAACTCTATACTGAACTTGCAAATCTACACCaaacttcaaaaaattatctaattGATGGTAACAAGAGCAGTTGAAGTGGCAGTTTGTTTCTCACAGACCCGCCGTCAAATATGAGCTTCGGACTAGGATTCTTTACACTAGGTGTGGTTGGCAACTTAATGCAACCTTTCTCCATCCCAGCTTGGTGGGCAGTTTGTGATAAGGAGTAATACCTTAAACACTAAAACTGTTGGGGGATTATTCAATCCACAGACATAGCTAGACATATAGTGTTATAAACAAAGATATAACACTAGTTCTGATAAGGCACAACTCAACTTTGCATGAGGTACACAGAGGCATGCACCTCTGCTAGAACGAGGCAAGGCGCCCTTTTCAAGCCCTTGCCTGGGCACAGAGGTAGGGATGTAAATGGGGCCCCAATTGACCCCATTTACATACTTGTTTTGATACATTTTCAAATAAGCCTTATATAcctatatttcatttttatgctTATTTTAATTTCGAAGGGGTCATTGGGGACTCATTTACATCTTTACGTGGAGGCATGCCCCTTTTACACTTTGTGGATATAAGATATAAGCCTCTTTGTTTGGGTTTAAGTCGTTAAAACTTGAAAACAATCTAAGCGTCTCTAGTTGACTGCAACAAAGAAACCCTAATCAATTGTAAATAAAAGCTCCAAAGGAACACTTCAGTTGACTTCATCAATTGTCAAGAGCTTCAGCCTTTGGGtaacttgttttttatttgtctgAAGGCATCAGCTTTGATTTGCCATCTTTGCTTCCTCTTTTAGTCAAGACAAAACACATGTTTCTTATAGATCTATGAGAGAGGATCCTACAGAGGCTGATCAGTGGTCCATCAGACTCATCATGGACCGAGAGAGTTGAACGTGTGAGGTTCACATGCAGAAGAAGCTTTCGCATGTTGGGGTGCGTGGCCATTCATCTAGTGACTTGGTCTTCGCTGGGAGTGTTACCGCGGCAGGCACACACATCAGTGGCTAGTTCTGGGGACCTGTTAGGCTATTTCTCTCTCGCAAGTTCTCTCTCTTGGTgctccttctttctctcttgctACTTGATGTTTCATAGTCCACTGAGTTGGTTTACAagcttctttgtttattttttaaataatgtattttaaatttatttaaattgtgtttttatttcatttgtttaaatttattttacactCTTACCATACATAGagttctttcttatttatttaaatttatttttctagatactgtattttaattttttaattaatgcaCCTCTAGGTGTTTGTCtgttacttttttttatgttattatggaacaaatttttttatttattttttataacatttagGAAATTTGTTATTCGTGATTTTATGATTTTGCATTTAActgtttataataataaaataaaaataatgatatcttattattttatacacattttaaataaatgtgtctCGCGTCTATGAGGCACTTACCTGTGCCTCGTGCCTCACTCCAAGCACCCTTTTAGCCATAGTATGCTTTGCGACTTTGATGACTATGGATATAACCAGCATTATAATTGTTTGTACTGTTTGGGTACAACTTTGAATTTTTCCTTGTTGTGTTGAACCCTTATTGTGATGTTCTCTTTGCATAAGGTTGCAATTAAATCCATAGGGCAAATCATTTCAAGTTCTCAGCTTTTGTTGTTTCTTTCATGCATATGGTTCTTATTCTTCTATTGGTTCTGTGCAGGATGAGTGCAGTGGCTTATCTTGCTAGTTATTTGTCTCGTGCAAAGTTCCTTTCAGTGTCTTTTGTCATTAAGATATTGCAAAGGTTGCCTATTAGTTCCATATCCACTTGATGTTGGTTCTTGTTAATTGAAATAAGGAAGAGGAAAAGTGATTCTGATGACAtgcttcttttattttcctttattatgacttttttttttgggggggggggggggtgggtggGTTCAGGTTAGTCAGCTGGTGTTGGAAATACACAGAGGATGAAGTCAGCAATATCAACCCAAAAGCTCACAGAGTTTTCTATTCTGGGTGCCAGGTATATTATGCTCTTATATTCTCATGGAAAAGGAAGATTGAAATAGCTATGTTGCATCAGTACTGGGATGGAATTTTTTGACTGATTGAAATTCTTTGGGTTTTTAAATGGAATTactaaggcttgtgattgttgttgttccctaccctttttgaaaaataaaacagcTGGATGGTAAATAAATGTTCAACTTACTTTCTGATGTCTGCCTGGCATTTTTTCGGGTCAGCTCTGGTAGTTGTGGTTGTGGTTGAGTGCATATGTTTTTGGTGCTGTATTTAGATTTTGCTATGACATGGTGTCTTATGATAGCTTTCTTTAGGATGAATTTTGAGACAGTTCTGTTAACTTGCTCTATTGCAGGCTATCATGTATGTGCTTTGTTTTCATATGCGATCAGTTATGGATATTCCTCGTCTCAAGTCCCAACTTTTTCTTATGCCTTTAGAGGCAATCTTGAAGCATCCACTGAGCCCCTTGAAGGTGAATCTTCTTTTCTGTCTTCTGAGAAGGATCTCAAAATTGTAAATGCACTTGGCACTTATGTTGGAACGCCATCACATTGTTTTGACCAAGGCCATATGAGTTCATGGTCATGCCAATCATTTAGCATCTGTTTAGTTGTGAAAAATGATTTCCAGTTTGCcatctccaattttctataaaatctctagttttcgttttccatagaaaatataaaaaatgtgttcaaatgttagaaatacAGTAATCTAATTTCTAATCTAAAAAATTAGAACATATGTTCAGAAAATGGAGAGATTGGGGAAACTTGTGTAaattgtgtgagagagagatggagatgatttcggaaattttttatggaaaactgcatttttttaatcttcaaatTAGAAAGGAAAATTTGAAAAGCTCATTTTAGAAGTTTTCCAGGTTCAATACGATTTTGgagaaattcatttttttcaaatctcctGTTTTTATTTGGGGATTCTTTGTATTTGaacaaattttctaatttttcattttctgtggAGTATTGTTCTGGAAAACTGGGTCTGTTATTCACAACACCACAACCCCTTGGTAATTTTATGTCTGCTTGGTCTCATATGTTTACTTCAATAACAAGTCGCATGCCTGCATTGGTCATTGTTGACAATTTGAAATGCTTGCTTATGGGAAAACAACCTTACTCCTTTGTCTTCTGAACAGGTGTGCCTGCCATCCATTGTACAGGAATTTCTCCGGCAGGCAAGAGCAGCTCGTCTGTTCACTGTCTCAGAGACCTTTGTCTTCAACGACCTACTGGAATCTGAACTTTCCAGAGCTTTTGGAGGGATggaaaggcttgatatgttctTCCCGTTTGACCCCTACTTGTTGAAGAAATCTGATAGGTACTTCTAAGTCTCTCACTTTAAATGGTTTAGAAGgaacaatttttttatcatacCTTACATTAGGAACTGGATGCAAGTAATTCTTCTTACAAGACCAAAATTTAGTACTTAAGACCATAATTGACCTGAAGCTCAAAATTTGAGAGTTTCAATTCCTCCACCTCGTTAATTATTTTTCAGGGAAAGAGTCTGGGAAAACTATTTTAGCAGCCTGGATCAATAGCCCATGTCATACAGATTGCTTTGGCTCTTGTAATAATTCCCTGGGTAGTTTTTTCTCTGTTCTTCTGTGTAATGCATGTTCTAAAAGGCgggtgtttgttttattatgtaGGTTCATCCGACCAAACTTTGTATACTGGTCAGTTGTTAGAACAACATATGATGAGGAGGACGATGACGACGAAGATGGAGGTAGCAGTGATGAAGATTTTGACGATTTTATAGATTGCAAGCGGGAGAACACTGCACGGGATTGGGATGCAATGGCTGGGAGTTTCGAGGAGCATGAAATTGATCTTGACGAATTTGAccattcattgaataaaatgtcCATCACACCCAATAATTCATTAAGTCATCGATTTGGAGGTCGTGAATTGCATGGTGGTGCCACGCGGATGCCCTCAAGAATCAGGCCGTCCACTAGTCCAGAATCCTTGTGACAGCACAAAAATGCTCTTACCTTCTCTTCTAAGAGATCAATTAAGAAAATCCCTTACTGTGGTTGGAGGGGATCACCAAAAGCTCGAATGCCGCGGCAGAGCTGTCCCAAGATTATAGTGGTAACCGTGCTAGGCCTGACATACCGGTCACGTTGCAGAGTAGTATTAGATTTGTATTTCAACCAAGTGAttaagttttgttttgtttttgtgtgtgtatttgtgCACTTAACCGTAatgatgtgtaatattaatGAGGGTATGGGTCTACACGACAAAATATGAATATGATTACTATTCTTTCCATGTTATGGAAGCTAGTCCAAATATCCAATCTGGTCGGGCATTGCTAGCTCTACAAGGCCCTTTCGTTTATTATCTTTTTGCTTTTTTGCTTCCTTTTCTTAGCATTCCTCCTCTAGTCaggttttaaatatatatacaattctTTGATTACTTCCGCAAACATGCCCAGTGACTATATATTGCCTACTTGAGGGCCCCTTGAAGTTTGGAACAGGTACATAAGGAGAATTACTAGCATCCAGTTGAATCGAACTGcccttttttgtcatttattgatgttaaataattttctaaacattACAAAGAGGAGTGCAcgttataatttaataaaactttaaaaataaaaactgtaTATTTGGAGAGAACAGGTTGATTCGTCAAGTATTCTTCAGCGTCGTTTATTGTAATTGCCAGTCTTAAAGAGTTATAAAAGTCTGGGAAAAGAAATTGCTATATACGCTAGTGTTGCTTATCTTGTCTATATGGTGTGCAATAAACTCGACTGTTCTGTCGTGTGTGTACAACAGCACAGCTTTTGACGGTAGACAGGAACTTTGATTCCATTTGCCCCATGGGGGGGAAATAAAGGATGCATTCAGTCcattacaagaaaaaatttGGCAAAGAAAACTTCAGTTTCAGTCTTTTTTAAGTGATTTGCTGGTAGAAGGTGATGGAAATGTGTTTCGGGTTCCAGCAACAGAAAATGCAATAAAACTATGGACCCAAACCCTGGGTCCAGACAATTCAAGAATCATATGTTGATTCTCTCTTTGTATTGATTGATTGCAGGAAACCATATTCCAGCAATCTATGAAATTGTGCTCCGCCAGCGACCTGCGTCCTGGCAAGAAGACACTCTGCCGTACAGACAAGTGAAAGGGCAATCCACACCCTTCAATGTTTTGGGACCAGGCTCAGTGCAACTTGGTATCTTACAAGTGACTCAACTGTGTCCTTGGTGACCATGACTCGGAAGACCTGCAATAGCATAAAACCAATCAAGTCCATCCATagattttggctgaaaattttAAACAGAGATAACACAGAGCAATATATATAGAACACTATGATAATAGTAGAAATATTGTGATTTGTTCAGTGAGGGAGAAATTGAAGTGTGTGATGACCAATAATGAAAGCTTACTGGCTACCCTTCTCGAACAAAAATGTTAAGCCTCTCTGCAATTACTTAGTCTGACAACATagatcatgtttctccttgacttATTAAAAGTCAGTTTCAGCTTTGTCCTTCAAGTTAAGGACCTTAAGGTACTTTTGACATTGATCATCCTGCAGCATGTATTATACTAAATGTGGATTGGGTAAGACAAATGATTGGTCTTTGTACACAAATAAACATCAGTAGCTGCTACCTTTATTATCTCCTCCATCTGTCTCACCTTAATTCTACTTCACATCCACATCAAGCTGATGAAATTAGCTACATCAGTTCTGCTAACAGATCACTTAATTGCCAAGGACTACTAGAAGTAAAGCCAGTTTTATAATCATCCTACAAGATTACCTCCTAAATATCATATTCATACACCAGCAACACAGAAAGCTTGTCATGCATCTCACGCCTATGGGATTAAGGGATAGTATTGTCAATCccattttaatatatatgtttgataTAATACATAAACATATTATGCTAACTTACGCACTTTGTTTGGAGGTTAGGGACCAATTACCACCATCGCTGATGGCAGTGGCAGAGCTAGGATCCAAGGGTAGTGGGCTCAATATATATTGAGGCTTAAAatagtattaaaataaaaaaactagcattaatttttacaaatgtaaTTAAGTCTGActatcaaacaaaataaaataactacaaacACAGTTTTTTGTTTATGATGACATTTTAAGTATACAAACGCATCACTACCAATTTGTTTAATGCTATCTCTAGCATGTGTAACAAAACACTCATTTACGAAAATATCTTCCATTCAATTACCCAATATCttcttgattattttcattGCAGAGAAAACTCTTTCAATGCTTGTTATTGCAACTAGTAAACTCAAAACCAACTTCAAAAgtaatcacacacacacacacacacacacacacacagagaaagAGTACTTATATTTGTTTCAAccatttttttaacaattctaAGGGTTAATTTTGTGGTAAAATGATATAGCTGTCTTCTTTACAACTATGGTTCAAACCACCTTAAGGACCGAGCCTACACCcaaatttttgtttgatttacTTGGCACACACCTAAAAGGTCAAATTGAGCAACATAAAGGAGACACACTAATCAAAACAATTATTAAACTCTTGAAATTGTCTCTCAGTAATATCATCTATGTTAGGAATCATaattttatgtggttttgatcaactgaaaatatcattttttttcttaattactctgtatttttttatgacgggtcaattaacaatttttagttttttactGGGTTAAAGTCTATTAATATTAttgagcaaaaaataaattcaatggGGTCAGTTCACCCCACTGGCTATATGGTGGCTCTGCCCCTGGCACATGGTATAACCATGTTTGGTAATTGCATGCAaaggataaatttatctgtgcACAAATTTATCCTTTATCCCATCTAAGTGGGATAAATCTAtgctcctccccccccccaacaaaaaaaaacaaaaaacaaaaattagtcCATGCATTTGGCAAGGCAAATTTTTTTGACACTTTTGACAATTTTCCTCTGATGCATTAAATACTCCCCAATTCTCTCTCCTTTGTTATGCATCCTCTCATCTCCCATAGAAGATAGACGCCATGACCAAAACGTCAATCCCCCATCTCCAACAATGTGACCACCAACACCAATCAAATTCACACCACCATCGCGATTGTCATCCTCAATCACCATCTTCTCTCCTCCTCCCTTGTTTTCTTTGCAACCAACACCACCACTACCTCTGCCATCTCCAACAACCCTTGCCTCTTCTCACTTGCCTTTCTCTATCTCCTCTACGCACTTTCAACTATTGCACCACCATCTCCAATATCTCTCAACTCCCAATCTTTGTCCCTCCATCTTCTTCTGTATCTTCTTTGCTGCagttttcccaattttttctaGAATATTGGGaagaattaattattaaaaaataataattacccAAAATTTAGAAGTGACAAATTTGCAAAAATGAacctcaaattcaaaatcattgCATCAAAACCTGTCTATTGATATACAACTCGAGGGGCGTCGGAAGAAGTGGACAGACAAAATTCAAGGTGGGCACTTCAAGATACATGAAACGGGAAATTTATCgtgcaaaaatttttattttggtaaaagCTAGGGTGAGAAGGAAAACGAAAATacatatatccatatatatgtgagatttaaatttcaaaagGTAAATTAACCATACCCTTCAATTTTGACTATTTGAATTAGGCACCccctaaactttaaaattggcCCAATTAGTCCCTAAACTTCCCAAAATTAGctatgccccccccccccccggaaCTTTGGGTCTCTGGCTTAGACACCCCATGGACTTTTTACTTTTCACCAAATCAGTCTTAGTCTTTTCGAGAAGGTTCAAGGACTAATTTGGTGAAAAGAAGAAGTTTAGAAAGTGTACGATCAATTTACTTAACATCATTAATAACAAATGAGGTGTTGTGGCTAATTTTTGGAAAGTTTAGGGACTAATCAGGCCAATTTTAAAGTTCAAGAGGTACATGGTCAATTTAGCCAATTTCAAAAtaagtgtgtgtgtatatatatatatatatatatatatgacacaAGCCAGGAAAAAGGGAGCAATTCATGTTACTCCATGCATGGAAAAAAGAAAGTATTCAATGCAAAGGGAGTGAAATGATTAGATAGAGAAGACGACATTAAATGCATGGAAATATGGGAAGACAAAAGGATTAAGCTAAATATTGGGGTTAAAGCATGACCTCAAGTTTGGTTGACAACACCTGAAAGAAAAAGgggggaaagaaagagagagtgtcATAAGAAACAACTAAATGAAAATGAGACAAATCTCTAATTTCCTAATAACGTGCAATTAGAAATGACATAGGGATTATGGATTGTGTAATTGAGTAATTTGGATGTGATTGACAACTTTAGGTGGACTTTTAGtataaaagaaaagtaaatttCTCTTCAAACTTCTTCCACACTCCCAACTAAGTTAAGAGTGGCATGATAGAGAGCTAGGAAGtagagaaaaatggaagaagaagggaggaacTAAGCTCAAACTCAAGGTGTTTATTGTCTAGTTCAAAATAGCATGCTAcatgacaaaaatattattgcaaCATATTGTCCATTTCAAgcataaaatttatgtttttttgttgcatcaaggaaaaaaaaaaatttcctttgcATTTCTTGAAAGTATGGCCATAGCTTTAGATGGTAGGTGTTTGAAAGCTTTACACCTTTTATTTTGGGATGAGCATCAAAATGCATCCAAGACCTATCTTCCACATGGGTCATGCAGTAGAAAACTCTAAAAAGTTTATTACCAATCTCTAGTCACAAATGTATCAAAGTGAGGTCTATGCTCATGACATAAATCATgcatggaaaatattttctaaccaGCCCTAAGTGTTAAGCACTTACCTCCTACATTCAAACAAGCTCACATGGCATTGGATCAtctaaacaaaaggaaaaacacACCGAGTAAATATGGGCTGCACTGATTTTTTTAGAGCTATCTTGCATGGTCAAAGAAATTGTTATGTTTTAGCAATGCCACTAAAATATGGAGTACAAAGTTGAGTCATTTTGTGGGTGTAGTTGGGAtgataaatatttagttttgaatatatattaaaatagtgAGGTTTGATGGTGTATTCTTTACCttatgatttttgtattgaattgtaaaaattgatttttgtattgCATTGTAAAAACTagaaatgttaatatttaagtgttatgtgaaaagtgttaattttttttttttttttaaatatgttggGGAAGTGTATGGTTCGAAACGGTGAGGTTAG from Diospyros lotus cultivar Yz01 chromosome 4, ASM1463336v1, whole genome shotgun sequence includes the following:
- the LOC127800723 gene encoding RNA polymerase I-specific transcription initiation factor rrn3-like, with translation MGVELATEKAVFVQMEDVNFTDSELVCHVRNALLSVSLGDSESYNQLIGVLHHRESLTLDEVALLVTSLKALSGAVSCIDNVQHESLLSSIFGMSMWNYEPDVMDALIELITSLAASSGKYVDSCLEMLISNFMPPHSFTELLKQPCGVARKSQVLYRIHSALKDITDLVPLAPLRLLPIVLQRMPNVYNKEPLIVAYVENMLRLESGAMGELVGSMMLIAVVDRLIDLDVEIEWEDILQDDSCKSIFEMELEDMEDTIDEEDAMLQRESSSGRSLRGNVVAEKLDSLLVLMFEHLKSCKDAGRLNKVFETLLQSFEVTVLSAYKSKFAQFVTFYACSLDPENCGMRFADALSDIFTGSACPPVKRMSAVAYLASYLSRAKFLSVSFVIKILQRLVSWCWKYTEDEVSNINPKAHRVFYSGCQAIMYVLCFHMRSVMDIPRLKSQLFLMPLEAILKHPLSPLKVCLPSIVQEFLRQARAARLFTVSETFVFNDLLESELSRAFGGMERLDMFFPFDPYLLKKSDRFIRPNFVYWSVVRTTYDEEDDDDEDGGSSDEDFDDFIDCKRENTARDWDAMAGSFEEHEIDLDEFDHSLNKMSITPNNSLSHRFGGRELHGGATRMPSRIRPSTSPESL